One stretch of Streptomyces sp. A2-16 DNA includes these proteins:
- a CDS encoding lipid-transfer protein, translating into MTLKDATAIVGIGRTPFAKHLAEDERTLACRAVLAALDDAGIAPGEVDALASYTMEETDEVELAKAVGFGDLTFFSRIGYGGGGSCATVAHLAAAIASGQATVGVAWRSRKRGSGPRPWTNTTVQLPTPAQWTRPFGLLRPADEIAMLTRRYMHEYGATRDHLFNVALACRNRANQNPAAIMYERPLTREMYMTSRWISEPLCLFDNCLETDGALACVVVSRERARDCPATPVYVHSAAQGLPAQHHGMVNYWNDDPLTGPAWTAARHLWKHADFTPQDVDVAQIYDAFTSLVPLSLEGYGFCGRGEGGAFTEQGALEIGGRLPINTGGGGLSEAYVHGFNLIDEGVRQLRGTSTAQVPDAATCLVTAGEGVPTSALLLTNRS; encoded by the coding sequence GTGACCCTCAAGGACGCCACGGCGATCGTCGGTATCGGACGGACCCCCTTCGCCAAACACCTCGCCGAGGACGAGAGGACCCTGGCCTGCCGGGCCGTTCTCGCCGCCCTCGACGACGCCGGGATCGCCCCCGGCGAGGTCGACGCCCTGGCCTCGTACACCATGGAGGAGACGGACGAGGTCGAGCTCGCGAAGGCCGTCGGCTTCGGCGACCTCACCTTCTTCAGCAGGATCGGCTACGGCGGCGGCGGTTCCTGCGCGACGGTCGCCCACCTCGCGGCGGCGATAGCGAGCGGACAGGCCACGGTCGGGGTCGCCTGGCGCTCACGCAAGCGGGGCTCCGGCCCCCGCCCCTGGACCAACACCACCGTCCAACTCCCCACCCCCGCCCAGTGGACGAGACCCTTCGGCCTGCTCCGGCCCGCCGACGAGATCGCCATGCTCACCCGCCGCTACATGCACGAGTACGGCGCCACCCGCGACCACCTCTTCAACGTCGCCCTGGCCTGCCGCAACCGCGCCAACCAGAACCCCGCCGCGATCATGTACGAGCGCCCGCTGACCCGCGAGATGTACATGACCTCCCGCTGGATCAGCGAGCCGCTGTGCCTCTTCGACAACTGCCTCGAGACGGACGGGGCGTTGGCCTGCGTGGTCGTCAGCAGGGAGCGGGCCCGCGACTGCCCCGCCACCCCCGTCTACGTCCACTCCGCCGCCCAGGGCCTGCCCGCCCAGCACCACGGCATGGTCAACTACTGGAACGACGACCCGCTCACCGGCCCCGCCTGGACCGCCGCCCGGCACCTGTGGAAGCACGCCGACTTCACCCCGCAGGACGTCGACGTGGCCCAGATCTACGACGCGTTCACCTCCCTCGTCCCGCTCTCCCTGGAGGGCTACGGCTTCTGCGGGCGCGGCGAGGGCGGCGCGTTCACCGAGCAGGGGGCCCTGGAGATCGGCGGACGGCTGCCGATCAACACCGGCGGGGGCGGGCTCTCCGAGGCCTACGTGCACGGCTTCAACCTCATCGACGAGGGCGTGCGGCAACTGCGCGGGACCAGCACCGCCCAGGTCCCGGACGCCGCCACCTGCCTCGTCACCGCCGGCGAGGGCGTCCCCACCTCCGCCCTGCTGCTGACCAACAGGAGCTGA